DNA from Amorphoplanes friuliensis DSM 7358:
CGGAGTCGCCCGTCACGTCGCGGCGGTCCGCCCCGAGGAGAGCATGGCGGCCCTGGAGGTCATCGAGACCGCCGGCCGGGAAGCGCTGGTCGAGATGCGTCGCGCCGTGGGCCTGCTGCGAGCGGATCAGGATCCCGCCGTGCCTTCGGGCGACGACGAGGACCTGCGGACACTGACCCGCCGCACCGAGCAGGCGGGTGTCCGGGTGGAGACGACTCTCGCGGGCGAGACCACGCCGCCGCCCGGGATCCGCCTCGTCGTCTACCGCATCGTTCAGGAGTCGCTGACCAATGTCGTCCGGCATGCCCGGGCCACCGGATGCACGGTCAGCGTCGACGCCGGTCCGCACTCCGTCACGGTCCGGGTCGCTGACAACGGCACCGCCGCGGTGGCGGACGGCAGCACCGGGCACGGACTGCGCGGGATGCGCGAACGCGTCACTGTCTACGGCGGCACCCTGCAGGCCGGGCCGCAGCCGGGCGGCGGGTTCGCGGTGACCGCGTCCATCCCGTACGCCACCTCCGGCGGGGACGGGCAACCGTGACCGCACCGATCCGGGTCGTCATCGCCGAGGACCAGACGCTGCTGCGCGACAGCTTCCGCGTCCTGCTCGAGAGCACCCCCGGATTTGCCGTGGTCGGCGAGGCCGGAACCGGCCGCGAAGCCGTCCGGCTGACCCTGGCCCACCGCCCCGACGTGGTCCTGATGGACATCCGCATGCCTGACATGACCGGCATCGGCGCCACCGAGGAGATCTGCCGGGCGACCAGCGACACCCGGGTGCTGATCCTCACGACCTTCGACCTGGACGAATACATCTACGGGGCGCTGCGGGCCGGCGCCAGCGGCTTCCTGCTCAAGGAGACCACCGCCGCCGGGCTCATCGCCGCCCTGCGCGTGGTCGCCGCCGGCGACGCCCTGCTCGCCCCCAGCGTCACCCGGCGGCTCATCGCCGCCTTCAGCGCCCAGCCCCGCCCGTCCCGCTTCTTCCACCGCAAGCTCACCGGGATCACCGGCCGCGAACGCGAGATCCTGACACTGATCGCCCGAGGGATGTCCAACGCCGACATCGCCACGCACCTGACTCTCAGCCCGGCCACCGTCAAGTCCCACGTCGGACGGCTGCTCACCAAACTTGATGCCCGCGACCGTGCCCAGCTCGTCGTGGTCGCCTACGAGACCGGACTCGTCACGGCAGCCCGTACGGGATGGGAGGACTGACCCGGTCCGGGTTCAGCGCAGGTCCGGCCCGCCCTCCTCGACGAGCTGGTCGAGCACACTGATCCGGTCCTCGTCGGTGTCGTCGACGACCACCCCTTCCAAGGGCTCCTCGTCGAGCAGCTGCGGGTACTTCTCCAGCAGGAACCGTCGCCGGTAGGCCATGTCGGCCGTGTCGACGATCCCCTCCAGAGTGGTCCAGTTGAGC
Protein-coding regions in this window:
- a CDS encoding response regulator, encoding MTAPIRVVIAEDQTLLRDSFRVLLESTPGFAVVGEAGTGREAVRLTLAHRPDVVLMDIRMPDMTGIGATEEICRATSDTRVLILTTFDLDEYIYGALRAGASGFLLKETTAAGLIAALRVVAAGDALLAPSVTRRLIAAFSAQPRPSRFFHRKLTGITGREREILTLIARGMSNADIATHLTLSPATVKSHVGRLLTKLDARDRAQLVVVAYETGLVTAARTGWED